The Thalassotalea agarivorans region TCAACACCCGTAATGGTATTGATTGCCAATGCACCTAGCCATAAAACAGCAGTAAGGTTTACAAAGACATAAACCCCTAACCAGAATATCGCCATCACCGTTCTTACACGGTGATCAAATCGTTGCTCCAAAAATTGTGGCATGGTGTAAATCTTCTTTTCTAAGAGGATTGGTAAACAATATTTACCTACAATCATTAGCGTGATTGCTGCCATCCATTCATAAGAGGCAATGGCCAAGCCAACTTTATAGCCCGAGCCCGACATACCTATAATTTGTTCAGCTGAAATATTTGCCGCGATAAGCGAAGCACCTATCGCCCACCAAGGTAAGCTATTGCCCGCTAAAAAGTAGTCGTTAGCATTCTTTTCATGCCCTGCCTTCTCTCTCGATACCCAAGAGGCAATAGCGATGAGTGAAATGACATATACCACAAAAACGGTAATGTCTAATGAAGATAAACCCATGTTGTTCCCCGCGTTTCCATTTTTATAATTATTAATAAAGCTTAGCGTTTAAATAACTAAACGCTTAAATTTATTATGTAAAATTTATCCTTACTCTATGCTTGATAGCGCTAAACTGCAATTACAAAAAGTGAAAATAGGATCAATATTTCTCATTGGTTCACAACAAAAAATCAAGATAACAACGCTTATTTAGAGACATTCGCAGAAAATCAACGCAAATAACCTGAACATCTTACCACTTAGCTACCAAGACGATTATTTAGAGGATGTCTAATTCAGCTCAACATACCACTTCACTGCAACACCACAAACACAACGCCACTTTGTTAACAATTAACAGTTGCCATATAAAACACGGTTCTGTATGTTAAAAACATAATAACAATATGAATACTCAAAAATGGATACTTTGTGGCGTCGCTCAACACTGCTTTTTATCTGGACCGTAACCTTTTTAATAGGGCTGTCGGTATCGGATACGCAGGCACAAGAAACAGAAACCCGTCGGCTAATTTGGGCGCACGTCTATGAGACAAGTGTGCCTTTACATAAATGGGCTGTGTGGGCAGCGGAAGAAATAAAAAAACAAACCAATGGCCGATATCAAATCGACGTGTTTCCTATGTCTACTTTGGGAAAGGAAATTCAATTAAACCAAAGTTTAAGTTTAGGCACCATTGATATTGTGTATGCAGGCACCAGTTTTGTTGCTCAAAAATACCCTCCTTTGGCACTTTCTGAATTACCTTATATGTTTCGCGACTACCAGCACTGGGAGACATTTAAAAACAGTGTAGTTTTTGAAGACATGATCAATGAATACAAAAGAAGCTCACTAGGAAATCAAATACTAGGCAATACCTATTATGGTCAACGGCACTTAACCTCAAACTTTCCGGTAACTAAACCGGCACATATGAAAAACCTAAAGATAAGGGTGCCTAATGCTGAGGTTTACAAACTCTTCCCTAACGCTAATGGAGCAAACCCAAGCCCGATTGCTTTTTCAGAAGCATATTTAGCCTTGCAGCAAGGTGTTGTCGATGCTCAAGAAAATCCACTACCCACCATCCAAGCTAAAAAGTTTTATGAAGTTAACACACATATAAATTTAACAGGCCATATCTTAGGTTCAATTCTAACGGTTGCTAGTGAAAGACTTTGGCAAGAACTTTCCACTGTTGATAAAGTGATTTTCAAAAAAGTGCTCAATCAAGCGGCTCAAGGCGCGTCTAATGACACGCGAGAAGCAGAGCAAGCATTGGTCAATTGGTTTAAACAACAAGGTATACAGGTACATGAAGTAGACAGAGCATCCTTCCGCCGCAATACCCTTCCCTTGCACGCAGAAATAACAAGCCGAATCGGCGAATCGTATTACGACAATATTCAAAGGTTAGAACATGACAACGCCTCAAACACACATTGAAGACCAATCGCCAGATGAACAACCGTTTGTCGCAACTGACTATCGCATAGAAGACTGGCTCGCCTTAACTATATTTACCGTCCTTTCCCTTACGGTATTTGCGCAATTTTTTAGTCGTTATGTCTTAGGGGGCTCTTTAGGCTGGACAGAAGAAGTCGCTCGATACTTACTTGTTGCCTTAACCTTTCTGGGAGGCTGTATGGCTATTCGTAAGAAAACCATGATTCAAATAGACTTCATTGCAGATAGATTTCCACAAAGCCTTAAACAGTTTAGCCATTTATTTGCGCGAGTATTTAGCTTGCTATTTATTGGCGTACTCATTATTTCATGCGCATTGATCATGCCACGCTTAACAATATACCAAATGGCATCTTTACCCGTTTCAGTAAGTGCACTTTATGGAGCAATTTTTATCGCTTTACTCATCATGTTTTATCGTTGCCTTGTTAATTTGATGACGTCGGTTAACTCAACAAGGACAGCAAAATGACTGTAGCCATATTATTTTTATCGTTATTTTTACTATTGGCTTTAAGAGTACCTGTAGCCTTTGCTTTGGCAGGGTCTTCATTACTCGCAATAATGTATGATGGTCAGGTACCTGAAATTGTAATTTTGCATCAGATGGTTGGTGGTGTAGATAGCTTTCCTCTGCTGTCTGTTCCATTTTTTGTATTAGCTGGTGCGATTATGAATTCTAGTGGAATAACCCACCGAATTTTTGACTTTGCTAACGCATTGGTTGGCTGGCTAAGAGGGGGGCTTGGACATGTCAATGTCAGTGCCTCTATCATCTTTGCCGGTATGTCTGGTGCAGCTGTAGCAGATGCTGGTGGCTTAGGCGCTATCGAAATAAAAGCCATGAGAAAACGTGGCTACGACGCTGATTTTTCGGTAGGGCTCACAGCAGCTTCTTCAACAATTGGTCCAATAATACCACCGAGTTTACCGCTCATTATCTATGGTGTAATGGCCTCAGCGTCTATTGGCCAATTGTTTGCAGCAGGATTAATTCCAGGTTTGCTCATGGCGTTCGCCCTAATGATTATGGTGGCCTGGTATGCTAAAAAAAGGCAGTACCCTAAGGAAGCAAGCCTATCACTACCTAATATTGCTAAAACAGCTAAAACGGCCTTTTTATCACTAATGACACCTGTCATTATTATATTTGGCATTCTATTGGGCATTTTTACAGCAACCGAAGCGGCAATTGCCGCCGCCGTATACGCTTTATTTTTGGGTGGTATTGTCTATCGCAGCATATCATGGCGCTCGCTAACAAAAATATGCATGGATACTATCGAAACAACGTCAATTATTATGTTAATTGTTGGTGCAGCGGCTGCGTTTTCATGGGTATTGACCAGTCAACGGGTTACAGAGGACTTTACACAATGGATGCTTACATTAACAAACAATAAGGTCATCATTTTATTATTGATTACCCTTATATTGTTTATCGTAGGTTGCTTCATGGAAACGATAGCGGCCATCACAATTTTGACGCCAATCTTATTACCTGTCGCAGTTTCATTAGGTATCGACCCAGTACATTTTGGTATTGTGATGATTTTAAACCTAATGATTGGCTTGCTAACGCCGCCGGTAGGTCTTGTTCTCTATGTTTTGTCTAGGGTATCAAATGTGCCGTTTGAGCAATGTGCTAAAGCAACGCTGCCCTTTTTAGTACCACTTGTTATCGTATTATTTTTGGTCATCTTTATACCGCAGTTATCGATGTGGTTACCAACAATGATATATGGATAAACCTAGCTGCGTTGAATAATAATTTATTGGCGCTCGCTGTTATCATCCCATTTCACGCATAAAAAAAGCCTGCTATGTGCAGGCTTTTATATATGGCGGTTACCCACATGGACGTGGCGTATGCCAAACTCAAGCAGGAGCTACGTTTGGCGATGTACAAGGATGTACGGTATGCCGCCATATCATGGATGGTAATATGGCGGTTATATACATGGATGTATGGTATGCCGCCAAATCAGGGAGGTAGTTTGGCGGTGAAGGAGGGATTGATAAAATACCTCCCTGTATTTTACCCTTCGGGCGCACAAGTGCGTCCAAATTTGTTCGACGTGAAAGGACTCACTAATGTCGCAAAAATACATGGACGTATAACTGCGACCTAACAAATTTGTCGAACAACGTTCTCATCCCATTTCACGCATAAAAAAAGCCTGCTATGTGCAGGCTTTTGTATATGGCGGTGAAGGAGGGATTCGAACCCTCGATACGTTTCCGTATACACACTTTCCAGGCGTGCTCCTTCGGCCACTCGGACACTTCACCGTGAAAATAAATTGTTTGATCAGGCAAAAACACATCCCTGATGATCAGCACCCAATCCTTTCATCCATGAAAGTCTGCCATTATCTGAAAAAGCAGTGCTTTTTCCGGGCGATAATGCCCCACTCGGACACTTCACCGTAAAAATAAATTGTTTGATCAGGCAAAAACACATCCCTGATGATCTCCGCCCAATCCTTTCATCCATGAAAGTCTGCCATTATCTGAAAAAGCAGTGCTTTTTCCGGGCGATAATGCCCCACTCGGACACTTCACCAAAATCTTAGCTCTTAGCTCTTAGCTCTTAGCTCTTAGCTCTTAGCTCTTAGCTCTTAAAGCGGGCGCTATGTTAGAAAAAAAGCCTTGCTAATACAAGGCTTTTTTTAATCGATTAATACGCAACTTTTACTTTTGAATATGGTTAGCTGAGAAATCTAACATTCTATTCAAAGATTTAAGCGCCCCTTCTCGTAGTGCCATATCAACAAAAACTTCTTTGCCACTAGGATCAATTAACGCTTCTTCGATTTCTTTAAGGCCATTCATCGCCATCCAAGGACAATGTGCACAGCTACGACATGTTGCACCTTCGCCCGCTGTAGGCGCTTCAAAAAATTCTTTGTCTGGGCATAATTGCTGCATTTTGTAGAAAATGCCACGGTCTGTAGCAACAATAAATTTCTTGTTTGGCAGCTCCTGTGCAGCTTTTATTAATTGACTAGTAGAACCTACAGCATCAGCCAACTCAATAACATCAGCAGGAGACTCAGGGTGAACGAGTACAGCTGCATCCGGATGCAACGCCTTCATATCGCTCAGCGCTTTAGTTTTAAATTCATCATGTACAATACAAGCGCCCTGCCACATAAGCATATCTGCACCTGTCTGTTTTTGAATATAATTGCCAAGGTGGCGATCTGGCCCCCATAAAATAGTTTCACCTTGCTCATCCAAGTGTTCAACTATCTCTAGTGCACAAGACGAGGTTACGATCCAATCTGCGCGGGCTTTTACTGCTGTAGAAGTATTTGCGTAAACAACAACCGTTCTTTCAGGGTTTGCATCACAAAAAGCGTTAAACTGCTCAATCGGGCAACCTAGATCCAATGAACAAGTCGCTTCCAGCGTTGGCATAACAACGGTTTTCTCAGGAGTTAGAACTTTAGCTGTTTCTCCCATAAACTTAACGCCGGCAACAATCAACATATCTGCTTCATGTTGATTACCGAAACGTGCCATTTCTAAAGAATCAGCGACACAACCGCCCGTTTCTTCTGCCAACGCCTGAATTTCAGGGTCTGTATAATAATGGGCTACAAGTACCGCATTTTTTTGTTTTAGCAATTGTTTAATTCGATCTTTGTACCCTTGCTTCTCCTCAACCGATAACGGTTTAGGTTTTGCGGGAAAACTAAAATCAATGTCTACGGCTAAATTTGACTGTGCCATAACGCCTCAAATACAACATAAAATCGGTGCGATTATACGGCAAAAAACACTAAAAGTGAAAAAGGATATATCCAGAGTAATCAAGAGTCTAGAAAATAGAGACTAAGGTTAGAAACTAAGAAGCGATAATATAGAGAAAGTGGTCGGTCGTGAAGGATTTGAACCTTCGACAAATTGGTTAAAAGCCAACTGCTCTACCAACTGAGCTAACGACCGATATCTGATTTTCATATAGCTTTAAAGCTTTATAGCCTTAGAGCTACTAACAACTATGGTTGTTAGTTGGAAGGTGGTCGGTCGTGAAGGATTTATTTCGTACGTCCTGTACTTCACCCTGCTGGGTCATCTTCTGATGATTCAATTTGTTCCAGACAAATTGATGAACCTTTTACGGTTCCAACCTTTACAACCTCCCTTCTCGCTAAGAGAAGGTGGTCGGTCGTGAAGGATTTGAACCTTCGACAAATTGGTTAAAAGCCAACTGCTCTACCAACTGAGCTAACGACCGATATCTGATTTTCATATAGCTTTAAAGCTTTGTAGCCTTAGAGCTACTAACAACTATAGTTGTTAGTTGGAAAGTGGTCGGTCGTGAAGGATTTGAACCTTCGACAAATTGGTTAAAAGCCAACTGCTCTACCAACTGAGCTAACGACCGACTAATTTGGTTTTTGGGGTTACCCCCTCAACGCGACGCATATGATACTGATAATTTTTATGAGTGCAACTACATTTTTCGTTTTTTTTTGTTATTAATTCTGTTTGCACAAAAAGCCAACAGGTTTTTGCAAACCCGTTGAATTTATCATCAATAATTATGGTTTATTTACCTATAGCATCTAAACGCGCTTTCGCAAGTTTAGCCGCATTTGAATCTGGGTATTCTTTAATTAATTTCGAATACGTTGCCTTAGCAGCATCTAGATCATTTAATTTTTGATCAACCATGCCAGACTTCAACATTGCATCGCTTCGCTTTGTAGACGTTTTATAATTGTCTACTACTACGTTAAACGCTTGCTTAGCCTCTTTTAACTGGCCTTTGTTGTAAAGCAACTGCCCTAGCCAATAATTTGCATTAGCCGAGTAGGTAGATTTAGGATATTTCTTTATGAATGCCTTAAACTCAGGAATCGCCGCGTCATAATTCTTGTCGTTAAGAACAAGCTTAACGGCGCGATCATAAGATTCGTTTTCGCTTAAGTTGTCGCTGTAAGCAATATCAGGTTGTTCTGCACTTTGCTCTGTGTTGCTCGCAGGTGCAACTTGCGATAATTCAGCGATTCGGCGTTCTATTTCTTGGTATAAATCACGTTGCCCTTGTAACACTTGATTCAGCTTATACTCGTGCGTTTCTGTGATACCACGAAGTTCACTCACTTCAGTTTGCAATTCTTGCAAAATAAGCGCTGCACGCGCTTGCAAACGACTTCTTGTTTGCATTTGTTTTTCGAGATTTGCTAAACGGGTTTCTATCGAGCCTGCGCCAATACCGGAGGCGTAAGGTGAACTTGTTTGAGAAATGTCTATGACGGGTGCTGGTTCAGCAGCAACTACATAAGTTGCAGTCGCTGCAAAACCAAAGCTTAATAAAACTTTTTTTAGTTTCATTTAAGCCTCTATTAGTAAGCAATTACAGCGCGACGGTTTTTAGCGAACGCAGCTTCTGTGCGATCTGTAACCATTGGCTTTTCTTCACCATAGCTTACTACGTTGATTTGCTCAGCTGTAACACCTAAGTTTTGTAGGTAGTTAGCTACTGCCTTAGCACGACGCTCGCCTAGTGCGATGTTGTACTCAGGTGTACCGCGCTCATCTGCATGACCTTCAACAGTCACTTTAACGTCAGTGTTTGCTGAAAGGTAAGTTGCATGAAGCTCTAATGTTTTAGTGCTTTCAGAAGTCAGAGTAGACTGGTCAAAGTCGAACCATACGATGTGGTTCGCTTGTAAAGCTTCCATTTGCTGTTGCTTCTGTGCTTCGATTTCTTGCTCACGCTTTGCTGCATCAATACGTGCTTGCTCTTCAGCAGACACTGTTTGTTCAGTAGCGTTTGTATCAGTAGCTGTAGATTCAGCTTCACCACCAGAAGAACTACAAGCAGAAAGAGCCAACACTGGTAGAGCGATTGCTAGAGCCTTAACGGTTTCTTTTAAGCGCATGTTTTTATTTCCTTTATATTTATATACTACAAATTAATATTTATTATAAAAATGGCGACCAAGCTGGCGATTTAACTTGCCCAGTTTTAGCTGGCAATCGTGCTTTAAAACGGCCATCAACAGACACTAAACTTAATACCTGACGGTTTCTGTGTAGTGTGCTATATATAATCATTCCACCATTTGGTGCAATGCTTGGTGATTCATCCAAGCGGGTTTTCGTTAGGATCTGGAAATAACCAGTCGATAACTCTAACTTCGCCAAATGATACCTTCCTTGAGTTCGGTTAACCATAATCAGGTTTTCCCCGTCTGGTGTTAACGAACCACCTAAGTTCATTTCACCATCAAAAGTAAGTCTCCTTACCTTACTCGTATCTTCTAAATTTACGCGATATAGCTGCGGTTTTCCACCCCGTTCTGAGCTAAATATCAAAGATTTTCCATCTGGGGCCCAACTTGGCTCTGTATCTATACTTCTATGACGTGTAACACGCGATAAATTCTTGGTTGCAAGATCCATCAAGTATATCTCTGGATTACCATCTTTCGATAATACCAAAGCCATTTGCTTACCATCTGGTGA contains the following coding sequences:
- the ybgF gene encoding tol-pal system protein YbgF is translated as MKLKKVLLSFGFAATATYVVAAEPAPVIDISQTSSPYASGIGAGSIETRLANLEKQMQTRSRLQARAALILQELQTEVSELRGITETHEYKLNQVLQGQRDLYQEIERRIAELSQVAPASNTEQSAEQPDIAYSDNLSENESYDRAVKLVLNDKNYDAAIPEFKAFIKKYPKSTYSANANYWLGQLLYNKGQLKEAKQAFNVVVDNYKTSTKRSDAMLKSGMVDQKLNDLDAAKATYSKLIKEYPDSNAAKLAKARLDAIGK
- a CDS encoding TRAP transporter large permease; translated protein: MTVAILFLSLFLLLALRVPVAFALAGSSLLAIMYDGQVPEIVILHQMVGGVDSFPLLSVPFFVLAGAIMNSSGITHRIFDFANALVGWLRGGLGHVNVSASIIFAGMSGAAVADAGGLGAIEIKAMRKRGYDADFSVGLTAASSTIGPIIPPSLPLIIYGVMASASIGQLFAAGLIPGLLMAFALMIMVAWYAKKRQYPKEASLSLPNIAKTAKTAFLSLMTPVIIIFGILLGIFTATEAAIAAAVYALFLGGIVYRSISWRSLTKICMDTIETTSIIMLIVGAAAAFSWVLTSQRVTEDFTQWMLTLTNNKVIILLLITLILFIVGCFMETIAAITILTPILLPVAVSLGIDPVHFGIVMILNLMIGLLTPPVGLVLYVLSRVSNVPFEQCAKATLPFLVPLVIVLFLVIFIPQLSMWLPTMIYG
- a CDS encoding sialic acid TRAP transporter substrate-binding protein SiaP, with the translated sequence MDTLWRRSTLLFIWTVTFLIGLSVSDTQAQETETRRLIWAHVYETSVPLHKWAVWAAEEIKKQTNGRYQIDVFPMSTLGKEIQLNQSLSLGTIDIVYAGTSFVAQKYPPLALSELPYMFRDYQHWETFKNSVVFEDMINEYKRSSLGNQILGNTYYGQRHLTSNFPVTKPAHMKNLKIRVPNAEVYKLFPNANGANPSPIAFSEAYLALQQGVVDAQENPLPTIQAKKFYEVNTHINLTGHILGSILTVASERLWQELSTVDKVIFKKVLNQAAQGASNDTREAEQALVNWFKQQGIQVHEVDRASFRRNTLPLHAEITSRIGESYYDNIQRLEHDNASNTH
- a CDS encoding TRAP transporter small permease, whose protein sequence is MTTPQTHIEDQSPDEQPFVATDYRIEDWLALTIFTVLSLTVFAQFFSRYVLGGSLGWTEEVARYLLVALTFLGGCMAIRKKTMIQIDFIADRFPQSLKQFSHLFARVFSLLFIGVLIISCALIMPRLTIYQMASLPVSVSALYGAIFIALLIMFYRCLVNLMTSVNSTRTAK
- the pal gene encoding peptidoglycan-associated lipoprotein Pal — encoded protein: MRLKETVKALAIALPVLALSACSSSGGEAESTATDTNATEQTVSAEEQARIDAAKREQEIEAQKQQQMEALQANHIVWFDFDQSTLTSESTKTLELHATYLSANTDVKVTVEGHADERGTPEYNIALGERRAKAVANYLQNLGVTAEQINVVSYGEEKPMVTDRTEAAFAKNRRAVIAY
- the nadA gene encoding quinolinate synthase NadA, whose translation is MAQSNLAVDIDFSFPAKPKPLSVEEKQGYKDRIKQLLKQKNAVLVAHYYTDPEIQALAEETGGCVADSLEMARFGNQHEADMLIVAGVKFMGETAKVLTPEKTVVMPTLEATCSLDLGCPIEQFNAFCDANPERTVVVYANTSTAVKARADWIVTSSCALEIVEHLDEQGETILWGPDRHLGNYIQKQTGADMLMWQGACIVHDEFKTKALSDMKALHPDAAVLVHPESPADVIELADAVGSTSQLIKAAQELPNKKFIVATDRGIFYKMQQLCPDKEFFEAPTAGEGATCRSCAHCPWMAMNGLKEIEEALIDPSGKEVFVDMALREGALKSLNRMLDFSANHIQK